The following coding sequences lie in one Rutidosis leptorrhynchoides isolate AG116_Rl617_1_P2 chromosome 4, CSIRO_AGI_Rlap_v1, whole genome shotgun sequence genomic window:
- the LOC139844554 gene encoding agamous-like MADS-box protein MADS4, whose product MGRGRVELKRIENKINRQVTFAKRRNGLLKKAYELSVLCDAEVALIIFSNRGKLYEFCSSSSSMLKTLERYQKSNYGASDTNVSAREALELSSQQEYLKLKERYESLQRSQRNLLGEDLGPLSCKELDLLERQLDTSLKHIRSARTQLMLDTLTDLHKKGHALNEANRTLKQRLMEGNQVISLEWHPHAQQEMGYDRQHDHQHQSDEAFFHPLDCGPTLQMGYQQDELTVVAATAGGAGPSSNNYMQGWFQ is encoded by the exons ATGGGAAGAGGTAGAGTTGAATTGAAAAGAATTGAAAACAAAATAAACAGGCAAGTTACTTTTGCGAAACGAAGAAACGGATTATTAAAAAAAGCTTATGAGCTTTCCGTTCTTTGTGATGCTGAAGTTGCTTTGATCATCTTCTCAAATAGAGGAAAACTCTATGAGTTTTGTAGTAGCTCAAg CAGCATGCTCAAGACACTTGAGAGGTATCAAAAATCCAACTATGGAGCATCGGATACGAATGTTTCTGCAAGGGAGGCACTG GAGTTAAGTAGTCAGCAAGAGTATTTGAAACTGAAAGAACGTTACGAATCGCTACAACGATCCCAAAG GAACCTGTTGGGCGAAGATCTTGGCCCTTTGAGCTGCAAGGAACTTGATTTACTAGAAAGACAGCTCGATACATCTCTAAAGCATATCAGATCAGCccgg aCTCAGTTGATGTTGGATACACTTACAGATCTTCACAAAAAG GGGCATGCACTAAATGAAGCAAACAGAACTTTAAAGCAAAGG TTGATGGAAGGAAATCAAGTAATCTCACTTGAGTGGCATCCACATGCCCAACAAGAAATGGGTTATGATAGACAACACGACCATCAACATCAAAGCGACGAAGCCTTTTTTCATCCACTCGACTGTGGACCCACATTACAAATGGG GTATCAACAGGACGAATTAACGGTAGTGGCAGCCACGGCAGGCGGAGCAGGACCAAGTTCAAATAATTACATGCAAGGATGGTTTCAGTGA
- the LOC139842330 gene encoding uncharacterized protein: MLDWGPVFVSVVLFVLFTPGLLFQLPGHRRCVEFGSFQTSGAAVLMHTLLFFGSICLFLFAVKIHLYVN, translated from the coding sequence ATGTTAGATTGGGGCCCGGTTTTCGTATCAGTGGTACTATTCGTATTGTTCACCCCCGGGTTGTTGTTCCAGCTTCCCGGACATAGGCGTTGTGTTGAGTTTGGCAGTTTTCAGACGAGTGGAGCAGCCGTCCTAATGCATACACTGCTTTTTTTCGGTTCCATTTGCCTCTTCTTGTTTGCTGTTAAGATCCACCTCTATGTTAATTAG